AGTGCACTCGTGACGACTATTTGTTCGGACTGAATTAATTCCTCCATTATCATGCATTCTTTAATCCCCCTGGGAAATCTCAATGAGGTTGATCGTCCATGCATTATTTCTCAGTATTTTAATTTAAACCTATTAACAGGTTTGGCTGTTGGCCACTAAATAAATAATGGGTCGGTGCTCTGTGTGTGCTCATCGGAATGGACCcccaaaagaaggaaaggaggCCGTTGAAGTTGAACAGTTCACATTGGACATCAAAGGCCTAAGTGGGGTTCTTTTCCTTGTGCTTCAAAGCTCTAGAAACAAAGCAATGGATCGGTAATTcgagagaaaatgaagaggagGACAAATGCTGTTTGAGTTGACTAGTTCACATTTATCAATCGCGTGATGCGTGCCatcaaaatgatgaaacaaTTTCATCAATGGAAATATATCATGAAATGCAATAAGAGGAAGTGTTAGTAAaagtagagaaaagaaaatgatagttATCAACATATTTTACTCCCATTGGTTCTCTTTATTTTCAGCACCACctcttttaggaatttttactGCATAATTCTTTAGCTTCTGTTGGTGGTGATAATTTATGGCTGAGATATTGAAGAGAGATTCAATTATCAGTATGAGTTAGGGGAGCAAAGCGAAGTATGAGGAATCAAGTTATAATCATTCCAATTTTGATACGGAGGTTATACTGTTTTTAGCTTCTCATGGATGTGTGACGTAACTTCGATTTGGTGTATTATTGACCTTTCAATCAAACTTAAGAAAGGGTACCATGAGTTGTTTGAGCTAACAGCTAGAGTGGTTACAAAATTCGATTAAATCATGAATGAAATGGTAGTTCATTGTAGGAGACTCGATTGCCTTAGGAGTTAGTAAAATCATGGAAATAGAGTGAAGTTCTCTTAATAATTTGTTTTCCTCTGTTTGcactttgattttaatttcaGTGGTCACCACcctaattttcctttgatttccTTTGATTCTAACAATTTCCTTCCGATTTCCTTCAATTTCAATCTACGCACTTTACTTTTCAAGTATTTTAGTGTCCTTGTCATTTCAGTCAAAGTGACATTTTCTATGTCATATTTTGCTCTCAGAAGTTGGCACACCTTTTAAACATACATCCATCCTCAATCCATCTTGAAAAATTTGCTTTGTGGACGTTTGATCACTTTGCGGTCAAGCTAAAACTAGAGAAtaacttttggtttgtttttgcaATTGCCAGTCTATTAGATTTCCAACAACTTCAAATTAGGCTTATACCAACATCTTGAATACTATGAAATTGCAAAAGGTTGATAAAAAGATGTCACTCAATCAAGTGTCACCATCCATCAATATAACTAGATATTcaagtaaattaatttttaactgtgtGACCTATCCCTTGGGAGGGGGgtagaatagatttagaatattACCAAAATGATGGGCCTATGGCTCATGATTAGGCACAAACTCTCTTAAGCCCACACCTCTCGCGATGTCGTTGTATTTGAGATGACGCTACAAGAATTTTTTAAtgaggagtcgtcactaatttattagggtcggctagaaactaAGTGAGGCATGGAAGTATATCACTTTAAATAACTAGAGATTTTATGGTCGGAGATTTGATTACAATAATCAATCAATTAGTGTCATTttagtacctaatcttgttgatttcaaaatatttttgtcagataatttgtattgattttaaacctatcCAGTAACACATGAAATGATCATAtaggtgcacaatcattaaaataacaatcaacaaccaaggaaaacattaaataaattgcaataaAAAGCAAACATCTAGCgctaagaaattaataaatgccAATCTTAACCAAGCTTAGGGAAGTCATAATCATCATATTGAAAGTACACAATCAAGAGTGTTCGCTTCTAAGAATAAACAAAACCCTATAATGAAGCCCTAAgggcttgttcaattttttagcaaaattttagATAAAAGCTCTCacttttaagagaaaattaccCAAAGAACtatttttaagcattttcttaatttcctcaagaattttttttttggaattttgaatttttttgaatttcaggGATTTTCGGAATTTTCTAAAGTTTCgtgattttctgaatttttagaagtttctgatttttttaaatatatttcgatttttttaatttttttgtatttgtatttttaattttaatatatgttatgtatttcttatattatattttatataaaaccaagaattttccataaaatgacACTCTTGCCATCTGTGAGCAGTCGGAATGGATTCGTGGCCTGATAATTTGTCTTGAATAACAAGGCTCTTCTGAAGTACTGCCAagcaaaagtaattttcaaaCCAAACATCGGAACTCAAGAGTGCTTTGGTCGATAATGACATCTTAACGGTGACTACTTTTAGTCTGATGCTCCTTTTCTAATGCGATTGAATTGAAAGGATCCATGAAGTGCTACCCTTGTTTAAGTCTGCAAGCTGAAGAACTGAGATGGATCGACTTTCCTCCCAAATAATTGCAACTCTGAGCCGTTCGAATGGTCGAGCTCAAGCTCACAGCTCACCCTGAGGTGTATTAATTTCTACATCCACCCGCCAGTCCTTGTTTCAAATGACCTGTCGAAAGATCCTAAAATATTTGCACAAATAAGTCAAGTGGGATAACTTGCCTTGTCGTCGTACTCAATGACCTGTTGGTTTTCTATAGTATTTGTGACTCTTATGGCTTCAAGCCACNNNNNNNNNNNNNNNNNNNNNNNNNNNNNNNNNNNNNNNNNNNNNNNNNNNNNNNNNNNNNNNNNNNNNNNNNNNNNNNNNNNNNNNNNNNNNNNNNNNNCTTCATGCGCAGAGTGAAACCAACGTTTGCACCTCTTAAGATGATAGGATACTTAGTTGAAACCAAATGGATTGTAGCTTTCACTGTCAATACTGTGCATCTTTTATGGGGAGGTAGCAAGTTAATAATCATCCCCAAATTACAAATTCAACAGGATGCTTTCAATAGCTGGATTCTGGAACAGCCATTTAAGTGGCATTCTAACCATTAGTTTGCTCATGTAACATGGGCCTAGTGCTCACGAGGGCATAAGTTGGCTTTTCCTCATTTCTGAGCTTCTAATTGTTAATTCATTTGAGGTATTGTCAAGTGAACTAGGGTTATCTCATTGGTGAAAAAAGGGTGGATGAACTAGAGTTACTATCACAGTTAGTGGTACTTCACAGTAACAAGTTCCCTAAGACAGCCATTGCTTTTAGTTTCCTAATGGTAAATCTTAGAAAAATACCAAACAGTAATTTTGGAGTGCTTTGATGAATGAAGATGTAAGATATCAAGGTTTTCTCATCTACCTTAACTTTCTAATGACATTAGTCAATGTAAGCAAACTGCGGTTGATATGACTGCCTTCCTTCAGTCTTGCGCCACCTGCATTTGTTTGGCATGCACGCTCACTTCCAGCAAGGTCCACAAGATTCTGAAAGTAAATAAGCTCGTCTGTTTAACTACTTTTCTTTCGTATCAGAAAAAACTATAACTGAAGATGGATAAGCCGTACCAAACTGGCAATGAATGACTTCACACACTCCGAGTTTTCTCTGAGAGCGCTCTCAATCGTCTGaatccaaataaaaatccacaaCAAGAAGACAGTTAATACTAACTGGAAATTTCAGTCCAGCCTAAAGTTTCTGCAGCAGCTAAAAAGCAGAATGAATTTGCCAGTGTCTGTAACAGTCGAACCAGTGATATTTATTCTAGTGAGAGAAAGAATAATATTCAAGAAGTTGAAATTGACAGCAAATAAAATTATGATGGAATATATGATCTTGAACAAGCAGATAAATTAAGATGAAATCACAAGTATATGAAGTCATACCAGCCTAATTATCTGATGAGATCTTGAGCTTTTATCATTTAGAGCAGTTTCTCCAATTTGCCTTTGGGCTGAGGATATTAATACATTAAtacattgtgccaatttaaaAGAGAATCATCAACTTAATACAATGCAGAGTATCATGCAATGCATTTCATGTAGGCTCAAAATAATAGATATATAAAGATAGAAAAGtatgaataaatgaataatttgttcgataaatatttatcaaaataatGGGGGTATAAATGTCGGAcggttctctctcctccatgaACTTAAAGTGGCCTTGACTTTAAAAAAAGCTGCCTGATGAAGAGATGATTTGACACAGACCTAAACCCAGTAATCAAGAAGCTTCGATTACCTTCACAAAGACCAATTAAGTGCTGCAAGTGTTGACTGTCCTTTACAACTACTTCAACTAATTTTTCCACAACGGTCCCTTTCTGTATTGCaaaacaaagagaaggaaaaagaagtaaTTTCTGAGTTAAACATAGGTACTAATGCATCATATTGTTTTAGAAAGGTTCCTTgcagaaaaaaatagaaacatttGAGTACCTCAGGATCATCAAGGAGTCGAAGAGGACCAGAATCATGATTCAGAAGGTCATTAACACTTTCATTGTATATCTCCAATGCTGAAACCTTCAGAACAAAGTCTCTCTCCGGGTTCTGAAAGTTTGATTGTAGAGTAAGTTGGCTTCCTGCTATGGCAGGACTATATTTCTTCTCAAGGAAAACACTCAATAAATTTCTGTTGTTTTAATGAGAAGTACCTCCTTAATGTGTTCATAGATGTCCTTGATAGCATTCTCAGTGATTCCTCTCATGGTGTATGTTTTCCCACTACTAGTTTGCCCATAAGCAAAAATAGTTGCTGCAATAATTGGGAAATGTTTAATTCTAGAAACAAAACAATCTGCATGAGATTTTCATGTCAAGGTATTAACTACAAACTAGTTCCATACAATTAATTCCTTTGAGGGCTGAGAGGGCAACATCTTTGGCTCCTTCTTCATACACCATGTAAGTCGAACTTGCAGGACCAAATACCCTATCTACATAGTAAACCAGCATCAGAATCAGAATCAAGGAATTCCCAGGTTGTCTCACATCACATTAGCATATTTAGTCACATTACAACCTGGAAATATAACTCTCTTTTGCAATTATGGAAATTCCTTAATGAGAAAGGTCTTAGTAACTGAATTTTGGCAAGGATATAATCCACAAATATAGATACACTTCACAGTACCAAATACGTAGGATGCTGCACCACGTTCTTGATTGGGATTCTTGTAAATGATAGTGTTGTCATCAGTGCATTCCCATGCAATCAGGTCGTACAATGCTTGTTCTCTCCGACTTAAAGGCCTTAGACGGACGGTGACAAATATCTTCTCCTCTCGATGTGAGGCCCCTGGTGTAGATGAAGGGGTTCTTCGCACCTTAGAGGATGGTGTAGCTGGTGCCCtatcaatcatgttcgctcaCTGCACCACAcgctgaaaaatgaaaatcgttTAGGCCAATGGACAACATAAGTATCACAAAAGTCTATAATGTCAAAGGCACTTGCGTCATAGGGAACAGGAATCACTAGTAGTTACGATAAGTCTCACTTTTGCAGCAAATTCCACATTCTGAAGGGCAGTCATGGAGTGTAAATGAAGTTAGACTCTGAAAAGGCTGTATTATTCAAGGTTCTCTCgcaatttgtttcttttaccAGATAACGAATGACAGTGATTTTACAGCAACTGCCATTCCCATACTAGGCTCTTCATCACACAACCAATGCTGAATTTGGCGGAATGTTCCGATCACCACACGGTCTAAATCAATCACCAGAACCGTCTATTCCTCCCCATTTCACATTTAAACACCAAGCAGGAGAACTAGCTAGCCGCACATGGAGTACCGAAAACCAGGGACCTAGTCACAAGTCTCAGTAGCGATTTTCACTAGTGATTCCACGTAAAGACAAAATCTTTCTTGCATTCCTCAGAATTTCAGCAGATTCACCCGAAAGCGAATGATCCGAACGCACAGGAATCGAAGACGAACAACGACAAAGCAGCTGCGTACTCGGTCCATATCAACCAATCGAAAAGATGAGAAACGATCGTCACGTCTCCATTCCATAATCATCATCTCAACACGCGACAACAAAAACCACCTGAAACGCGACGGAAATTGAAAAAACGCGACGGCGCGACCACCGACGGATTCACCGACGCGAAATGCGGAAGAGGACCGGACGAGGACTCACCGGCGATTGCTCCGGCAGCCGAATCGGGACTTCAAATCGCGGAGAAACGAGATCGGCGAtcggcgaagagagagagaggttccGCAGGAGTCGAAGTTCAGCGGATGAACTTGCGAGAGAGAGATGAGTTACGGAATAACGgctatttttgtttccttttttatatatttatttcggTTCTGTTTTTTGAGTTCGAGGCGCGGCGTTCGCGGCTCACGCGCACCTGAAGGAAATACCCCCTTTTTCAAAAAACCcatagaaataaataaagagagagagagagagagaatttgttgC
This genomic stretch from Eucalyptus grandis isolate ANBG69807.140 chromosome 3, ASM1654582v1, whole genome shotgun sequence harbors:
- the LOC120292017 gene encoding kinesin-like protein KIN-7A gives rise to the protein MIDRAPATPSSKVRRTPSSTPGASHREEKIFVTVRLRPLSRREQALYDLIAWECTDDNTIIYKNPNQERGAASYVFDRVFGPASSTYMVYEEGAKDVALSALKGINSTIFAYGQTSSGKTYTMRGITENAIKDIYEHIKENPERDFVLKVSALEIYNESVNDLLNHDSGPLRLLDDPEKGTVVEKLVEVVVKDSQHLQHLIGLCEAQRQIGETALNDKSSRSHQIIRLTIESALRENSECVKSFIASLNLVDLAGSERACQTNAGGARLKEGSHINRSLLTLTNVIRKLRGTSSGVIPGSKLGLREGLTGRDGPEEEEEEEEEEDDLEPLVRMRRQEHLDNLPDQVAQLNKEETPDRDQHQHHRTGTALLEHLG